A genomic region of Methanosarcina thermophila TM-1 contains the following coding sequences:
- a CDS encoding M48 family metallopeptidase, whose translation MLDSEIKSLRHPAEIPLFIICLLISVFIYVTLMAAPILYPDLLGKEYMLIVPGTIVFLSYVSGQTYGAMRANAIKLSEKQFPELYEIIKRLSFELNLKEIPDAFLIQQGGLINAFATRLYFRRNYVVFYADVVEVAYREGDFDSLEFIVAHELAHIKAGHVTLLYNLSIFPVAFVPVLKNLLWTALSRAREYTADRIAIRLVPSGKRGLIVLSAGEHLYKNVNYEEYLETAKSPEGFWTWSTNLYSTHPTLVRRVKALNENQPGKIF comes from the coding sequence TTGCTGGACAGTGAGATAAAATCTCTAAGGCATCCTGCCGAAATACCTCTTTTCATTATATGTTTGCTGATCAGTGTTTTTATTTATGTTACTTTAATGGCAGCTCCGATTCTATATCCTGATCTCCTCGGGAAGGAATATATGCTGATAGTCCCGGGAACGATTGTTTTTCTCTCATACGTCTCTGGGCAGACTTACGGGGCAATGAGGGCGAATGCGATCAAGCTTTCCGAAAAGCAGTTCCCTGAACTCTACGAAATTATAAAGCGCCTTTCTTTTGAACTGAATCTCAAAGAAATTCCAGATGCATTTTTAATCCAGCAAGGTGGGCTAATAAACGCGTTTGCTACCAGGCTGTACTTCAGGAGAAATTATGTAGTTTTTTATGCGGATGTGGTTGAGGTCGCATACAGGGAAGGAGACTTTGATTCTCTGGAGTTTATAGTTGCCCATGAGCTGGCACACATAAAAGCAGGTCATGTTACTCTGCTCTACAACCTCTCAATCTTCCCGGTTGCCTTTGTGCCTGTGCTAAAGAACCTTTTATGGACTGCCCTTAGCCGGGCAAGGGAGTATACTGCAGATAGGATTGCAATCCGGCTTGTTCCTTCAGGCAAAAGAGGGCTTATAGTCCTCTCAGCAGGCGAACACCTATACAAAAATGTTAACTACGAGGAATATCTTGAGACTGCAAAAAGCCCTGAGGGCTTCTGGACCTGGTCAACGAATCTCTATTCAACACATCCAACCCTGGTGAGAAGGGTAAAAGCTCTTAACGAAAACCAGCCTGGAAAAATTTTTTAA
- a CDS encoding PKD domain-containing protein: MTEPEVNITELEVNVTEPEVNITEPEVNVTEPEVNITEPAVNVTVSGDSITVPDENITVPENLSIPEIISPVIETNGTISVINEETNTTTNLSVGPDTGGVAVSPDGTKAYVTNLNNNTVSVINTVNNSVEATINVGDYPAGIAFAGTNAYVTNANSNTVTVINTINNNVIGTINVGEHPSGIAVAGTNAYVVNINSNTVTVINTINNNVIGTINVGKNPAGIAVAGTNAYVTNANSNTVTVINTINNNVIGTINVGEYPTGIAVAGTKAFVCNANSNSVTVINTINNNIIGTINVGEYPASIAVIGNEAHVTNLNSNTITVINTINNNVIATTPARSLPVPTGHCVCAIPVPKPPCPTCPCPTCPEVPKCPTANFSSKPIYAVKFTDMSKGATKWYWTFGDGTNSSERNPLHVYARPGSYRVNLTVSNENCTDFKSSIVNVCPQVSKANNTQVPPGDSAPIY; encoded by the coding sequence GTGACAGAACCAGAAGTGAATATAACAGAGCTAGAGGTGAATGTAACAGAACCTGAAGTGAATATAACCGAACCTGAAGTGAATGTGACAGAACCAGAAGTGAATATAACAGAGCCGGCAGTGAATGTAACAGTATCAGGGGATAGCATAACAGTACCAGATGAGAATATAACCGTACCAGAGAATTTATCGATACCAGAGATTATATCACCGGTAATCGAAACTAATGGTACTATCAGTGTAATTAACGAAGAAACAAATACTACAACCAATTTGAGTGTTGGTCCCGATACTGGAGGAGTTGCAGTTAGTCCAGATGGAACAAAGGCGTATGTGACTAACCTTAACAACAACACTGTCTCTGTAATTAACACAGTAAACAACAGTGTTGAAGCCACAATCAATGTTGGAGATTATCCTGCTGGAATTGCATTTGCAGGAACAAATGCGTATGTGACCAATGCTAACAGCAACACTGTAACTGTAATTAACACGATAAATAACAATGTTATAGGCACAATTAATGTTGGAGAGCATCCTTCTGGAATTGCAGTCGCAGGAACAAATGCATATGTGGTCAATATCAACAGCAATACTGTCACTGTGATTAATACGATAAACAACAATGTTATAGGCACAATTAATGTTGGGAAGAATCCTGCTGGAATTGCGGTTGCAGGAACAAATGCATATGTGACCAATGCTAACAGCAACACTGTAACTGTAATTAACACGATAAACAACAACGTTATAGGCACAATTAATGTTGGAGAATATCCTACCGGAATTGCAGTTGCAGGAACAAAAGCATTTGTTTGTAACGCCAACAGTAATTCTGTTACTGTAATTAACACAATAAACAACAATATTATAGGCACAATTAACGTTGGAGAATATCCTGCCAGTATTGCAGTAATAGGAAACGAAGCACATGTGACAAACCTTAACAGCAATACTATCACGGTAATTAACACGATAAACAACAACGTTATAGCAACAACGCCTGCAAGAAGCCTTCCTGTTCCAACCGGACATTGTGTGTGTGCTATTCCGGTACCAAAACCGCCATGTCCCACGTGTCCATGTCCTACCTGTCCTGAAGTACCAAAATGTCCTACTGCAAACTTCAGCAGCAAGCCCATTTATGCGGTGAAATTTACGGACATGTCAAAAGGTGCGACTAAATGGTACTGGACTTTTGGAGATGGGACAAATTCAAGTGAGCGGAACCCTCTACATGTATACGCGAGACCTGGGAGCTATAGAGTTAACCTGACCGTAAGCAATGAAAACTGTACGGATTTCAAATCTTCTATAGTCAATGTCTGTCCCCAGGTATCCAAAGCAAATAATACACAGGTACCGCCAGGAGATAGTGCACCTATATACTGA